The Kiritimatiellia bacterium genome includes a window with the following:
- a CDS encoding DNA topoisomerase VI subunit B has product MKREDQSGSSPSRTRRTANPPAPETAESMAARQRDISVSEFFLKNRHLLGFDSPRRALLTAVKEAVDNSLDACEEAGIFPEILVEVDQLADNRFRVTVTDNGPGIVKQQIPKIFAKLLYGSKFHRLRMSRGQQGIGISAAGMYGQLTTGSAVQILSKIRSGKLAHRMAVQIDTRANKPVILSDETTEWRPAFQDVDAEGNPAGEMRVYEHGTSVSIEMEAQYQRGKQSVDEFLKQCAIVNPHLTLHYRLTLKPKADPARPDAGASPQRTVLTYRRAVDELPKIPREIMPHPHGVELGLLMQMLKDTEARTLRSALASDFSRVSEQTALQICQRAGLDPRTNPARIPPHEVQALYKAIQETKLMRPPTDCLSPIGEAQILAGLQKEIEADFYTAVTREPAVYRGNPFQIEAGLAYARPGESDPHGEFGHEEPIRLLRFANRVPLLYQPGACAITKAVVGVNWKSYGLNQPKGALPLGPVVLIVHMASVWVPFTSESKDAIASYDEILSEMTLALQECGRRLAVFLKRRQRDLEAARKRSYIETYIPHLALGLQEILKMSDAEKARVEAELKRMLERTHLETR; this is encoded by the coding sequence ATGAAACGTGAGGACCAGTCAGGCTCGTCGCCGTCTCGGACGAGGCGTACCGCGAATCCTCCGGCCCCCGAGACGGCCGAATCGATGGCGGCTCGCCAGCGGGACATTTCCGTTTCCGAATTTTTTCTGAAAAACCGCCATCTGCTCGGCTTTGACTCTCCCCGCCGGGCTCTGCTGACGGCCGTAAAAGAAGCAGTGGATAACTCACTGGACGCTTGTGAGGAGGCGGGGATTTTCCCCGAGATATTGGTCGAGGTCGATCAGCTCGCCGACAACCGGTTTCGAGTGACAGTGACGGACAATGGTCCGGGCATCGTCAAACAGCAGATTCCGAAAATTTTCGCGAAGTTGCTGTACGGGTCCAAATTCCATCGCTTGCGCATGTCGCGCGGCCAGCAGGGTATCGGCATCAGCGCCGCAGGCATGTATGGACAACTGACCACCGGATCCGCCGTGCAGATTCTTTCCAAGATTCGGTCGGGCAAACTGGCCCATCGGATGGCGGTGCAAATCGATACAAGGGCCAACAAGCCGGTGATCCTGTCCGACGAGACCACCGAATGGAGGCCGGCCTTTCAAGACGTCGACGCCGAAGGGAACCCGGCCGGGGAAATGCGCGTGTACGAGCATGGCACGTCAGTCTCCATCGAAATGGAAGCCCAGTACCAGCGCGGCAAGCAATCGGTCGACGAATTTCTCAAGCAATGCGCGATCGTCAACCCACACCTGACGTTGCACTATCGATTGACGCTCAAGCCGAAAGCGGATCCCGCCCGGCCGGACGCTGGCGCCAGCCCGCAGCGCACCGTGCTGACGTATCGGCGCGCGGTTGACGAGCTACCGAAAATCCCGCGCGAAATCATGCCTCACCCGCACGGCGTCGAACTGGGCCTTTTGATGCAGATGTTGAAAGACACGGAAGCCCGAACGCTGCGCTCGGCGCTGGCCTCGGATTTCTCGCGCGTCAGTGAGCAAACCGCGTTGCAAATCTGCCAGCGTGCAGGACTCGATCCCCGGACGAACCCTGCGCGGATCCCGCCGCACGAGGTCCAGGCCTTATACAAGGCGATCCAAGAGACGAAACTGATGCGGCCGCCAACGGATTGCCTGTCTCCCATCGGCGAGGCACAGATCCTCGCCGGTTTGCAGAAAGAAATCGAGGCGGACTTTTACACAGCGGTGACACGGGAACCGGCCGTCTACCGGGGCAATCCATTCCAGATCGAGGCAGGTCTGGCTTATGCGCGGCCCGGGGAATCGGATCCCCATGGCGAGTTTGGGCACGAGGAGCCGATTCGCCTCCTGAGGTTTGCCAACCGGGTCCCGCTGCTCTATCAGCCTGGCGCTTGTGCCATTACAAAGGCGGTGGTCGGGGTCAATTGGAAATCCTATGGCCTCAACCAACCCAAGGGTGCGCTGCCGCTTGGCCCGGTCGTTCTCATCGTCCACATGGCGAGCGTTTGGGTCCCCTTCACCAGCGAAAGCAAAGACGCAATCGCCTCTTACGACGAAATCCTGTCAGAAATGACCTTGGCCCTTCAGGAGTGCGGGCGCCGGCTGGCTGTTTTTCTGAAGCGCCGCCAGAGGGACCTCGAAGCCGCGCGTAAACGCAGCTATATCGAAACCTACATTCCCCATCTCGCGCTCGGTCTTCAGGAAATTCTAAAGATGTCTGATGCGGAAAAGGCGCGAGTGGAGGCGGAGTTGAAGCGAATGTTGGAACGGACCCATCTCGAAACGCGATGA
- a CDS encoding PLP-dependent transferase, producing the protein MNSPRDLLRFPLCRPEDLGAPMPDLPHANSVCLPTWQDVIDYEEKRPRVIDKLKAGYPRFVIPPACRTLFLEAKREVCAEGEDCHLYRAEQAALRCAHQVGRWSGSAVKVKPWRGVFAVVFPLEATTWALKYWRHTGEGLSSRQAQALLEGESEPPSDAAERIIRERIARALGVRESDVRLFSCGMSAIYTLFRVVQRMAPGRCIVQFGFPYVDTLKIIQDFGSPHLFLPRADATDVAQLAEECQGEAPAALFCEFPSNPVLISTDLEALRRIADRHRFPIIIDDTIAMWTNVDLLRTADVLVTSLTKWFTGRGDVMLGSLVINPASAFAPLLRELLEEEADDVIWGGSVVVAEDLSRDADQRIRKSSESALRLADWLRNHPAVETVYYPAFQDRDRFDRFRRPNEGFGGLFSFVLRDPARTSARFYNAVELCKGPNLGTTFTLCCPFTLLAHYDELDWAEACGVSRWLLRISVGQEEPADLIDRLDRALAVATG; encoded by the coding sequence ATGAATTCGCCACGCGATTTGCTCCGATTTCCCCTTTGCCGCCCGGAAGACCTGGGCGCCCCCATGCCCGACCTGCCGCACGCCAATTCCGTCTGCCTGCCAACCTGGCAGGATGTCATCGACTACGAGGAGAAAAGGCCTCGGGTGATTGACAAACTGAAGGCGGGCTATCCGCGTTTCGTCATTCCGCCAGCCTGCCGTACCCTTTTTCTCGAGGCGAAGAGGGAAGTTTGCGCCGAGGGCGAAGACTGCCACCTGTACCGCGCAGAGCAGGCGGCTTTACGCTGCGCCCATCAGGTCGGTCGCTGGAGCGGTTCTGCAGTAAAGGTCAAACCATGGCGCGGGGTGTTCGCTGTGGTGTTTCCGCTCGAGGCCACGACGTGGGCGCTCAAATATTGGCGCCATACAGGAGAGGGCCTTTCATCCCGCCAGGCGCAGGCCCTTCTTGAGGGGGAATCCGAACCGCCGAGCGATGCGGCGGAAAGAATCATCCGCGAGCGAATCGCCCGCGCCCTTGGTGTTCGAGAGAGCGATGTTCGACTGTTCTCCTGCGGAATGTCCGCTATCTACACGCTCTTCCGCGTTGTGCAGCGGATGGCCCCCGGGCGGTGTATCGTGCAATTCGGATTTCCCTACGTCGACACGCTTAAAATCATCCAGGATTTTGGGTCGCCCCATCTGTTCCTCCCACGAGCCGACGCGACTGACGTCGCGCAGCTGGCAGAGGAATGTCAAGGCGAGGCGCCAGCGGCCCTCTTTTGTGAGTTTCCCTCGAACCCCGTCCTGATCAGCACAGACCTCGAAGCCCTTCGCCGCATCGCCGATCGACATCGATTCCCCATCATCATCGATGACACCATCGCGATGTGGACGAATGTCGACCTGCTTCGGACCGCAGATGTGCTCGTGACCAGCCTCACCAAGTGGTTCACCGGCCGGGGCGACGTGATGCTCGGTTCGTTGGTGATCAACCCCGCGAGCGCTTTTGCGCCTCTTCTCCGCGAATTGCTTGAGGAAGAGGCCGACGATGTGATCTGGGGCGGCTCCGTGGTGGTGGCCGAAGACCTCTCCCGCGATGCCGACCAGCGAATCCGGAAATCCAGCGAATCCGCTCTCCGCCTCGCCGATTGGCTGAGGAATCACCCAGCGGTCGAGACGGTCTATTACCCGGCGTTCCAAGATCGGGATCGGTTTGACCGCTTCCGCCGGCCGAACGAAGGATTTGGCGGCCTCTTCTCATTCGTTTTGCGCGATCCGGCGCGCACGAGCGCCCGCTTTTACAATGCCGTCGAACTCTGCAAAGGGCCGAATTTGGGAACCACATTCACCTTGTGTTGCCCGTTTACGCTACTCGCACACTACGACGAACTGGACTGGGCGGAAGCCTGCGGCGTATCGCGATGGCTGCTGCGAATCTCCGTCGGACAGGAAGAGCCTGCCGACCTCATCGACCGGCTTGACCGCGCTCTGGCCGTGGCAACCGGCTAA
- a CDS encoding phosphoribosylglycinamide formyltransferase: YGVRVTGCTVHFVDEGMDTGPIILQKTVPVYDDDTPERLHARIQELEREAYPEALSWLADDRLRIEGRRVFVRPADVQSESPNS, from the coding sequence TACGGAGTCAGAGTAACTGGCTGCACCGTTCACTTTGTCGATGAAGGCATGGATACCGGCCCCATCATCCTGCAGAAGACGGTTCCAGTGTACGACGATGATACGCCCGAACGGCTACACGCCCGGATCCAGGAGTTGGAACGCGAAGCCTACCCGGAGGCGCTCTCCTGGTTAGCCGATGATCGGCTCCGTATCGAAGGCCGCCGCGTATTTGTTCGCCCGGCTGACGTCCAGAGCGAATCTCCAAATTCCTGA